Proteins from a single region of Acidobacteriota bacterium:
- a CDS encoding VWA domain-containing protein, with amino-acid sequence MNLQPRCRLHLVLLALVPAFLLLAASSLGLQPLHAREADSATPTGAASRSTVERADQLLEGLSADELGASGRLAARALLTGEPAPEDRVRGVLQVVLEGAELLRARRLRLTVMAAGEEGIETYDTDFETLGLLGARPWVFLLPVELPANDRGLAVVMEAEGSEAWAGALADWSPEPLEVSDSAGVAEGPLLGPQASPTTGAQDEPEAPTAITLVPPRSSQVAGSTRFETIVSDPLIETVEFRLDGELVETDGRAPFNARLELAAPARRQTVEVVALGPNGQILGRDELTVNGEARRFRISFAKWDHDVGLARIEVEAAVEVPADSTLQKVEIFLNELPIASFRRPPFAAVVPAPEPGPTDYVRAVATLADGRTIDTVELIAARGASERLDVNLVELYTVVLDGDGQPVDDLSAEDFEILENGSPRPVEGFGYGQDVPLLLGLVIDSSGSMDGIMNETKQAAGTFLGQVLRSQDKAFVVDFDTRPRLAQGVTSDIQQLFASFRAMQPEGNTAFYDSVVFALIQFGTERGRKALVVLTDGDDYRSRYSPRRAIQDAQKSGVPVYILGLGDEQRLQRTFKQSDLQEVAGKTGGKVFLVSSPLQLGGAYSAIERELRSQYLLTFYSPTGLSGESGSEGIEVRVKKPGLTVRTVVGAR; translated from the coding sequence ATGAACCTCCAACCCCGGTGCCGGCTCCACCTCGTCCTCCTCGCCCTCGTTCCAGCCTTCCTGCTCCTCGCCGCCTCCAGCCTGGGGCTTCAACCCCTGCACGCCCGAGAAGCCGACTCAGCGACTCCCACCGGCGCAGCCTCCCGATCCACCGTAGAACGGGCGGACCAGCTCCTCGAAGGCCTGTCCGCCGACGAGCTGGGAGCCTCCGGCCGTCTCGCAGCCCGGGCCCTGCTCACCGGCGAGCCCGCCCCCGAGGACCGCGTCCGCGGCGTGCTCCAGGTGGTGCTGGAGGGAGCGGAGCTGCTGCGCGCCCGACGCCTGCGGCTGACCGTGATGGCGGCCGGGGAAGAGGGCATCGAAACCTACGACACCGACTTCGAAACCCTCGGGCTGCTCGGCGCCCGGCCCTGGGTCTTCCTCTTGCCGGTGGAGCTGCCGGCCAACGACCGCGGCCTCGCCGTGGTGATGGAAGCGGAAGGTTCGGAAGCCTGGGCCGGCGCCCTCGCCGATTGGAGCCCCGAGCCCTTGGAGGTGTCGGACTCCGCCGGCGTCGCCGAAGGTCCCCTGCTGGGCCCCCAAGCCTCCCCCACCACCGGCGCCCAAGACGAGCCGGAAGCACCCACCGCCATCACCCTGGTACCGCCGCGAAGCTCGCAGGTCGCCGGCTCCACCCGCTTCGAGACCATCGTCAGCGACCCCCTCATCGAGACCGTAGAGTTCCGCCTCGACGGTGAGCTGGTGGAAACCGACGGGCGAGCGCCGTTCAACGCCCGGCTAGAGCTCGCCGCTCCTGCCCGCCGGCAGACCGTGGAGGTGGTCGCCCTCGGGCCCAACGGACAGATCCTGGGCCGGGACGAGCTGACCGTCAACGGTGAGGCCCGGCGCTTCCGCATCTCCTTCGCCAAGTGGGACCACGACGTGGGGCTGGCGCGCATCGAGGTGGAGGCAGCGGTGGAGGTGCCCGCCGACTCCACCCTGCAGAAGGTCGAGATCTTCCTCAACGAGCTCCCCATCGCCAGCTTCCGCCGGCCGCCCTTCGCCGCCGTGGTGCCGGCGCCGGAGCCCGGCCCGACGGATTACGTCCGCGCCGTCGCCACCCTCGCCGACGGTCGCACCATCGACACCGTCGAGCTCATCGCCGCCCGCGGCGCCAGCGAGCGTCTGGACGTCAATCTGGTGGAGCTCTACACCGTGGTGCTGGACGGCGACGGACAGCCGGTGGACGATCTGTCGGCGGAGGATTTCGAGATTCTGGAGAACGGCTCGCCGCGGCCGGTGGAAGGGTTTGGCTACGGTCAGGACGTGCCCCTCCTGCTGGGCCTGGTCATCGACTCCTCCGGCAGCATGGACGGCATCATGAACGAGACCAAGCAGGCCGCCGGGACCTTCCTGGGCCAGGTGCTGCGATCCCAGGACAAGGCCTTCGTGGTGGATTTCGACACCCGCCCGCGGCTGGCCCAGGGCGTCACCTCGGACATCCAGCAGCTCTTCGCCAGCTTCCGCGCCATGCAGCCGGAGGGCAACACCGCGTTCTACGATTCGGTGGTCTTCGCGCTGATCCAATTCGGCACGGAACGAGGCCGCAAAGCTCTGGTGGTGCTCACCGACGGCGACGACTACCGCAGCCGCTACAGCCCCCGCCGCGCCATCCAGGACGCCCAGAAGAGCGGTGTCCCGGTCTACATCCTGGGCCTCGGCGACGAGCAGCGGCTCCAGCGCACATTCAAGCAGAGCGACCTCCAGGAGGTCGCCGGCAAAACCGGCGGCAAGGTCTTCCTGGTCTCCAGCCCGCTGCAGCTGGGCGGCGCCTACAGCGCCATCGAGAGGGAGCTGCGCAGCCAATACCTTCTCACCTTCTACTCTCCCACCGGCCTGTCCGGCGAGAGCGGATCGGAGGGGATCGAGGTGCGGGTCAAGAAGCCGGGGCTGACGGTGCGGACGGTGGTGGGGGCTCGCTGA
- a CDS encoding acyl-CoA dehydrogenase family protein has protein sequence MDLAPSKRVQEILERARKLVDEELVPLEREYLSQDFSAVEGVLGGLREKAKEQGLWLPQMPKEVGGQGLSVLEHGHLSEVLGRSPFGHYVCNCQAPDAGNMEILHEFGTDEQKERFLEPLLDGRIRSCFSMTEPDRAGSNPVWMETRAVRDGGEYVINGRKWFTSSADGASFAIVMAVTDPDAARHERASQILVPADTPGFRVERNTPVLGHAGDSWASHSEVSYDDCRVPLDHCLGEEGSGFAIAQARLGPGRIHHCMRWIGICERSLELLCRRAASRELAPGKTLGEKQAVQFWIAESRAEIDAARLLVLDTAAHIDRDGSRASRRRISTIKYYVANVMMRVIDRAVQAHGAYGLTDATVLSWFYTQERAARIYDGPDEVHKSVVAKLELRRFGA, from the coding sequence ATGGACTTGGCGCCTTCGAAGCGGGTACAGGAGATCTTGGAGCGGGCTCGGAAGCTGGTGGACGAGGAACTCGTGCCGTTGGAGCGGGAGTATCTGAGCCAGGACTTCTCGGCGGTGGAGGGGGTGCTCGGGGGGTTGCGGGAGAAGGCCAAGGAGCAGGGGTTGTGGCTGCCTCAGATGCCCAAGGAAGTGGGCGGCCAGGGGCTCTCGGTGCTCGAGCATGGACATCTGTCGGAGGTGCTCGGGCGTAGCCCCTTCGGCCACTACGTGTGCAACTGCCAGGCTCCCGACGCCGGGAATATGGAGATCTTGCACGAGTTTGGCACCGACGAGCAGAAGGAGCGCTTTCTGGAGCCTCTCCTCGACGGCCGCATTCGCTCCTGCTTCTCCATGACCGAGCCCGATCGCGCCGGCTCCAATCCGGTGTGGATGGAGACTCGCGCGGTGCGGGACGGCGGCGAGTATGTGATCAACGGGCGCAAATGGTTCACCAGCTCCGCCGACGGTGCCTCCTTTGCCATCGTCATGGCGGTGACCGATCCGGACGCGGCGCGTCACGAGCGAGCGAGTCAGATCCTGGTGCCGGCGGATACTCCCGGCTTCCGGGTGGAGCGCAACACTCCAGTGCTGGGCCACGCCGGAGACAGCTGGGCGAGCCATTCGGAGGTCAGCTACGACGACTGCCGGGTGCCGCTGGATCACTGCCTGGGGGAGGAAGGCTCGGGCTTTGCCATCGCCCAGGCGCGGTTGGGGCCGGGGCGGATCCACCATTGCATGCGCTGGATCGGTATCTGCGAGCGGAGTCTGGAGCTCCTGTGCCGGCGGGCGGCGAGCCGCGAGCTGGCGCCGGGCAAGACCCTGGGGGAGAAGCAGGCGGTGCAATTCTGGATCGCCGAGAGCCGCGCCGAGATCGACGCCGCCCGGCTGCTGGTCCTCGATACCGCCGCCCACATCGACCGCGACGGCTCCCGGGCCAGCCGCCGGCGCATCTCCACCATCAAGTACTACGTCGCCAACGTCATGATGCGAGTCATCGATCGCGCCGTCCAGGCCCACGGCGCCTACGGCCTCACCGACGCCACCGTGCTCTCCTGGTTCTACACCCAAGAACGCGCCGCCCGCATCTACGACGGGCCGGACGAGGTCCACAAGAGCGTGGTGGCCAAGCTGGAGCTCCGCCGCTTCGGCGCTTGA
- a CDS encoding sigma-70 family RNA polymerase sigma factor, translating into MHDPRREEITDLLLEWSAGEAGALDRLMPVVNAELRRLARRYLARESPGHTLQPTALVNELYIRLVDRRRVQWQNRAHFFGFAAQTMRRILVDHARAQRAAKRGSGIPTVTLDEAVALPSGPDVDLIALDDALNALARMDQRQSRIVELRFFAGLTLQETAEVLDIGEATVSRDWASARAWLYRELTRS; encoded by the coding sequence ATGCACGATCCAAGACGAGAAGAAATTACCGACCTTCTGCTCGAGTGGAGCGCCGGCGAAGCGGGTGCTCTGGACCGGTTGATGCCCGTGGTCAATGCAGAGTTACGACGTCTCGCTCGTCGCTACCTGGCGCGAGAATCTCCTGGGCATACTCTACAACCAACTGCTCTTGTAAATGAGCTTTACATACGTTTGGTGGATAGGCGCCGGGTGCAGTGGCAGAATCGCGCTCACTTTTTCGGCTTTGCAGCCCAGACCATGCGCCGGATCCTGGTCGACCACGCCCGGGCCCAGCGCGCCGCCAAACGCGGTAGCGGCATCCCCACCGTCACCCTCGACGAGGCGGTGGCCCTCCCCTCCGGCCCCGACGTCGATCTCATTGCCCTGGACGATGCCCTCAACGCTCTCGCCCGTATGGACCAGCGCCAAAGCCGCATCGTCGAGCTCCGCTTCTTCGCCGGCCTGACCCTCCAGGAAACCGCCGAAGTCCTCGACATCGGCGAAGCCACCGTCAGCCGCGACTGGGCCTCCGCCCGAGCGTGGCTGTATCGGGAGCTGACTCGGTCCTGA
- a CDS encoding cellulase family glycosylhydrolase has translation MRFSRSLPLHPTPLRACIVAASLLVLLWIPSSLHAHGLRLVSYNPHPVSGTSVPMASLADSRTHDVNAYHINTTAEVNAVLGFADYGKPKIISNDDSGFTTSDVENWIDTVCSDVCGAGYPGSCPNPSGEVHFEHFDQPLTVRATEGKRIKFSSDFPADSHTILDKINTSCASDLAAYKTLSHSGNQLLWDNEPVTLVGFSSMGAVVGLNFDVEGYLDMLEAHRVNLTRVWAVEQWTALAFRKPGAPHESNGMTPFDGTLSTGWDLSQANTAFFQRLQYFVDEAWERGIVVQLTLFDRHGVLNKTLPGQWPESPYNQANNSNGYFAAGPTNKAPTNFLSFGTTGAGALHRSFVLDVVNALKTRKNVLYEVMNEPKTSDWSLSNIVTFHDQAATVIKSVK, from the coding sequence ATGCGCTTCTCCCGAAGTCTCCCTCTCCACCCGACGCCCCTTCGTGCCTGCATCGTTGCAGCGAGCCTCCTCGTCCTCCTCTGGATCCCTTCGTCCCTCCACGCCCATGGCTTGCGTCTCGTCTCCTACAACCCCCATCCGGTGTCCGGAACCAGCGTACCCATGGCGAGCCTGGCGGACAGCCGCACGCACGACGTCAACGCCTACCACATCAACACCACGGCGGAGGTCAACGCGGTCCTCGGCTTCGCCGACTACGGCAAGCCCAAGATCATCTCCAACGACGATTCCGGGTTCACCACTTCGGATGTCGAGAACTGGATCGACACGGTGTGCTCTGACGTGTGCGGCGCAGGCTATCCGGGCTCCTGTCCCAACCCGTCCGGGGAGGTTCATTTCGAGCACTTCGACCAGCCCCTCACCGTGCGGGCCACGGAAGGCAAGCGGATCAAATTCAGCAGCGACTTCCCCGCCGACAGCCACACCATCCTCGACAAGATCAACACCAGCTGCGCCAGCGATCTCGCCGCCTACAAGACCCTCAGCCACAGCGGCAATCAGCTGTTGTGGGACAACGAGCCCGTCACCCTCGTCGGATTCAGCTCCATGGGTGCCGTGGTGGGGCTCAACTTCGATGTCGAAGGCTATCTCGACATGCTCGAGGCCCATCGCGTCAACCTGACCCGCGTCTGGGCCGTCGAACAGTGGACCGCCCTGGCCTTCCGCAAGCCCGGCGCACCTCACGAGAGCAACGGCATGACCCCGTTCGACGGCACGCTCTCCACCGGCTGGGACCTGAGCCAGGCCAACACGGCGTTCTTCCAGCGCCTGCAGTACTTCGTCGACGAAGCCTGGGAGCGGGGCATCGTGGTCCAGCTGACCCTCTTCGACCGTCACGGAGTGCTCAACAAGACTCTGCCCGGTCAGTGGCCCGAGAGCCCCTACAACCAGGCCAACAATTCCAACGGCTACTTCGCCGCCGGCCCCACCAACAAGGCTCCGACGAACTTCCTTTCCTTCGGAACGACGGGAGCCGGCGCCCTGCACCGGAGCTTCGTCCTCGACGTGGTCAACGCCCTCAAGACGCGCAAGAACGTGCTCTACGAGGTGATGAACGAACCGAAGACCAGCGACTGGAGCCTCTCCAACATCGTGACCTTCCACGACCAGGCCGCAACGGTGATCAAGAGCGTCAAATAA
- a CDS encoding carboxypeptidase-like regulatory domain-containing protein — MSRVFALGLLLGVLGAAPLHAQQAVVLYSEAPPQLWKLQELSQPALAGAEAVWAWAPGAAPRRFGPEELPGFLSDLAKNQRLQPTEGRLTVSVDLSKAPRRVRGREASGDGPEGLDLRLIAAPAAMWGEVPEALLPSWPVPPPPADVEEGARMTRSRIALAHAADQSWRLRLVGAGLGSWWREVSPGQERVELAASRAEERSTVLVGPEGEAATGGLTVLAEERGRQRVVAQYRSEETGATVLPALPEEHELTLVVSAPGYASRALSVWPSALPPKLRLGLGASLAARVVDPEGEPVVGASVEAEAWLDPSSSAFAARRAVSGEDGRFILESLPRAETVLAIRHPDFAERRETRVLEGPRLDLGHLELVPVRTLAVRVVDDEEVPVAGATVQPAAGPAVITGPRGRALLSVAVRGGLTVSVDAPGHLSVQQRLEPFREPEPRVVLQRAFQVEGRLVDSSGGMVSEGTLRVRTGRSYDEEALDGEGRFRLDLAPDKEVLLILRSPSTREVRVSVQPGAAGEARDLGDLMAPPGMTVRGRLIRDEDGSAVAGARVWTPRPTEEGDVLAWYHGDLVSATSDEAGAFTLTGLPPRQVLLRFEAAGLARAHRRVEPPAEGDGVDLGEIPLFAGSALLVLVDEKNEASDLAQAVARVDLLGRWQELDMLTATVVDGEALVRRVPPGRALVTVVRGRDLLCERRVEVERGAEVQEVECRRESSWVSGRVLRGGEAVSQGRLSWLPPPSTAPALILNRSTPLGASRQQVFGGGRPQVDVEVDAGGYFATDSLSPGSWEVLYLSDAGAVTAPKTVTLADVPQQEIEVRFPAAAITGMVVDEEGAAVAGARVEELSSRAFTLSRADGRFELEGLGPGSHRLFARLGERRSAVVDVEVNPVEAPEPVMLELREREEDRVEISVLDDGAVVVGAFLVLEGDAGVQQLTMTGRDGRGVVQLTPPLPSRVRAAAMADGRWVLGPWVELEQARREGVVLALGAVGAVELLSGEAQGIPFIVSTDGWDLTGLLARLGTPPTLRPGQPLTVSGLPEGSYRIMLGDFQATATVQAGDSDVVELP, encoded by the coding sequence ATGAGCCGCGTCTTCGCCCTCGGGTTGCTCCTCGGTGTCCTCGGTGCGGCCCCTCTCCACGCCCAGCAGGCGGTGGTCCTCTACTCTGAGGCACCGCCCCAGCTTTGGAAGCTCCAAGAGCTGAGCCAGCCGGCCCTGGCCGGGGCGGAAGCTGTGTGGGCTTGGGCCCCGGGAGCGGCGCCTCGACGCTTCGGTCCGGAGGAGCTCCCGGGATTCCTCAGCGACCTGGCGAAGAATCAGCGGTTGCAGCCGACGGAGGGTCGGCTCACGGTGAGCGTCGACCTTTCGAAGGCACCCCGGCGGGTCCGAGGACGAGAGGCCAGCGGGGACGGGCCGGAAGGGCTGGATCTTCGCCTCATCGCGGCTCCCGCCGCCATGTGGGGCGAGGTTCCGGAGGCCCTGCTCCCCAGCTGGCCGGTGCCCCCACCGCCGGCAGATGTCGAAGAAGGCGCTCGGATGACCCGTTCCCGCATCGCCCTTGCTCACGCAGCGGATCAGTCCTGGCGGCTGCGGCTGGTGGGAGCCGGGCTGGGCAGCTGGTGGCGGGAGGTGTCGCCGGGGCAAGAGCGGGTCGAGCTGGCGGCGTCCCGGGCGGAGGAACGCTCTACGGTTCTGGTCGGTCCCGAGGGGGAAGCCGCCACCGGAGGCTTGACGGTGCTGGCGGAGGAGCGGGGGAGGCAGCGGGTGGTGGCTCAATACCGCTCTGAGGAGACCGGCGCTACCGTTCTCCCGGCGCTGCCGGAAGAGCATGAGCTGACGCTGGTGGTGAGCGCGCCGGGATATGCCTCCCGGGCTCTCTCCGTCTGGCCCTCGGCCTTGCCTCCCAAGCTGCGCCTCGGTCTCGGGGCGAGCCTCGCTGCCCGAGTGGTCGATCCGGAAGGTGAGCCTGTGGTGGGAGCCTCGGTGGAGGCGGAGGCCTGGCTCGATCCCTCCTCGTCAGCTTTCGCTGCCCGCCGGGCCGTGAGCGGAGAGGACGGCCGATTCATCCTCGAATCCCTGCCGAGAGCCGAGACCGTGCTGGCGATTCGCCATCCGGATTTCGCCGAGCGGCGGGAGACTCGAGTCCTCGAAGGCCCGCGTCTCGACCTGGGCCATCTCGAGCTGGTGCCGGTGAGGACCCTCGCCGTGCGGGTGGTCGATGACGAGGAGGTACCCGTAGCCGGAGCGACGGTGCAGCCCGCAGCAGGCCCCGCCGTGATCACCGGTCCCCGCGGTCGGGCTCTGCTGTCAGTCGCTGTCCGGGGAGGTCTGACGGTCTCCGTCGACGCCCCAGGCCACTTGTCGGTTCAGCAACGCCTCGAGCCCTTCCGGGAGCCGGAGCCGCGGGTCGTGCTGCAGCGGGCCTTCCAGGTCGAAGGCCGGCTCGTCGACTCCTCCGGTGGGATGGTGTCCGAAGGGACCCTGCGCGTTCGCACCGGCCGCAGCTACGACGAAGAGGCTCTCGATGGCGAGGGGCGCTTTCGGCTCGATCTGGCCCCGGACAAGGAGGTCCTCCTCATCCTGCGCTCCCCGTCGACCCGGGAGGTGCGGGTTTCCGTGCAGCCGGGAGCGGCGGGGGAGGCCCGGGACTTGGGCGACCTGATGGCTCCGCCGGGGATGACGGTGCGGGGCCGTCTGATCCGCGACGAGGACGGTTCCGCCGTGGCCGGCGCCCGGGTCTGGACCCCCCGGCCGACGGAGGAGGGCGATGTCTTGGCCTGGTACCACGGGGACCTGGTCTCGGCGACCAGCGATGAAGCCGGCGCCTTCACCCTCACCGGCCTGCCTCCTCGCCAGGTGCTGTTGCGCTTCGAGGCTGCCGGACTGGCCCGCGCGCACCGCAGGGTGGAACCTCCCGCCGAGGGCGACGGAGTAGATCTCGGCGAAATTCCTCTCTTCGCCGGTAGCGCTCTCCTGGTGTTGGTGGACGAGAAGAACGAGGCCAGCGACCTGGCCCAGGCCGTGGCGCGGGTGGATCTGCTGGGACGCTGGCAGGAGCTGGACATGCTTACCGCCACCGTCGTGGACGGTGAGGCTCTGGTCCGGCGAGTACCTCCCGGGCGGGCCTTGGTGACCGTCGTGCGCGGCCGTGACCTCCTCTGCGAGCGGCGGGTGGAGGTGGAGCGTGGTGCCGAGGTGCAGGAGGTCGAATGCCGGCGGGAGAGCTCCTGGGTCAGCGGCCGAGTGCTGCGGGGGGGCGAGGCGGTGTCTCAGGGGCGGCTGAGCTGGCTACCGCCTCCCTCCACGGCCCCGGCGCTGATCCTCAACCGCTCGACGCCCTTGGGCGCCTCCCGCCAGCAGGTCTTCGGCGGCGGCCGGCCTCAGGTCGACGTCGAGGTGGACGCTGGCGGCTACTTCGCTACCGACTCCCTGAGTCCCGGCTCGTGGGAAGTTCTCTATCTCTCCGATGCCGGCGCCGTCACCGCTCCGAAGACGGTGACGTTGGCGGATGTGCCCCAGCAGGAGATCGAGGTCCGCTTTCCCGCCGCGGCGATCACCGGCATGGTCGTGGACGAGGAGGGCGCGGCCGTTGCTGGTGCCCGGGTGGAGGAGCTCTCTAGTCGTGCCTTCACCCTCTCGCGGGCCGATGGACGGTTCGAGCTCGAAGGTCTGGGGCCGGGTTCTCATCGCCTCTTTGCCCGCCTTGGGGAGCGCCGCAGCGCCGTGGTGGACGTCGAGGTCAACCCCGTCGAGGCTCCGGAGCCGGTGATGCTGGAGCTGCGGGAGCGGGAGGAGGACCGCGTCGAAATCAGCGTACTAGACGACGGCGCGGTGGTCGTTGGCGCTTTTCTCGTCCTCGAGGGGGATGCCGGAGTCCAACAGCTGACCATGACCGGCCGAGACGGTCGGGGCGTGGTGCAGCTGACGCCGCCGCTGCCCAGCAGGGTGCGGGCGGCGGCGATGGCGGACGGTCGCTGGGTCTTGGGGCCGTGGGTCGAGCTGGAGCAGGCGCGCCGGGAAGGGGTAGTGCTCGCTCTCGGGGCGGTGGGGGCTGTGGAATTGCTGTCGGGCGAAGCCCAGGGCATCCCTTTCATCGTCTCCACCGACGGCTGGGATCTCACCGGTTTGTTGGCCCGTCTCGGAACGCCTCCCACCCTGCGGCCGGGACAGCCGCTGACCGTTTCCGGCCTGCCCGAGGGGAGCTACCGAATCATGCTTGGAGACTTCCAGGCAACGGCGACGGTGCAGGCCGGTGATTCGGACGTTGTCGAGCTGCCCTAA
- a CDS encoding phosphotransferase family protein, producing MATRDSSRKTQSTGHPPDDWLDASRPVRDGEELDLDRLAEYLRRHLPGGTKVAEGDERELVVEQFPSGFSNLTYLLRLGEQDLVLRRPPFGNRVKSAHDMGREHRVLSALAEIYPLAPRPLLYCDDEDVLGAPFYVMERRHGVILRRRLPPGLVLDAQTACKLSETFADRLAELHGLDYAGAGLADLGKPEGYVRRQVEGWAERYRRARTHDWKLLEEVLAWLLAELDAQEPHLDGAALVHNDYKYDNLVLDPEDLTRMVAVLDWEMCTLGSPLMDLGNSLAYWVEARDPEPWVANAFGPTHAPGSLTRRQLADRYGQTAGGSDQGLLYAYVFGIFRLAVIGQQIYYRYAQGLTQDPRFASLDQMVGLCGEVAARALDRDQV from the coding sequence ATGGCGACCCGCGACTCTTCCCGAAAGACGCAGAGCACCGGCCACCCGCCGGACGACTGGCTCGACGCTTCCCGCCCCGTTCGTGACGGCGAGGAGCTCGACCTGGACCGCTTGGCGGAGTACCTACGCCGGCACCTCCCCGGCGGTACGAAGGTTGCCGAGGGAGACGAGCGCGAATTGGTGGTGGAGCAATTCCCCAGCGGATTCTCCAACCTGACCTATTTGTTGCGCCTCGGCGAGCAGGACCTGGTGCTGCGGCGGCCACCCTTCGGCAATCGGGTCAAGAGCGCCCACGACATGGGCCGCGAGCATCGAGTGCTCTCGGCGCTGGCGGAGATCTATCCGCTGGCTCCGCGGCCGCTGCTCTACTGCGACGACGAGGACGTCCTGGGCGCCCCCTTCTATGTCATGGAGCGACGCCACGGCGTGATCCTGCGCCGCCGGCTACCGCCGGGGCTGGTGCTCGATGCGCAGACGGCGTGCAAGCTGTCGGAGACCTTCGCCGACCGCCTGGCGGAGCTTCACGGCCTCGACTACGCCGGCGCCGGTCTGGCGGACCTGGGCAAGCCCGAGGGGTATGTTCGGCGTCAGGTGGAAGGCTGGGCGGAGCGCTATCGCCGCGCCCGCACCCACGATTGGAAGCTGTTGGAAGAGGTGTTGGCCTGGCTGCTGGCGGAGCTCGATGCCCAGGAGCCGCACCTGGACGGCGCGGCGCTGGTACACAACGACTATAAATACGACAACCTGGTGCTCGACCCCGAAGATCTGACCCGCATGGTGGCGGTGCTCGATTGGGAGATGTGCACCCTCGGCTCGCCGCTGATGGATCTGGGCAATAGCCTGGCTTATTGGGTCGAGGCCCGGGATCCGGAGCCGTGGGTCGCCAACGCCTTCGGTCCCACCCACGCCCCCGGCAGCCTCACCCGCCGCCAGCTGGCGGATCGCTACGGCCAGACCGCTGGCGGTAGTGACCAAGGCCTGCTCTACGCCTACGTTTTCGGAATCTTCCGCCTGGCGGTCATCGGTCAGCAGATCTACTACCGCTACGCCCAGGGCTTGACCCAGGACCCGCGCTTCGCTTCCCTCGACCAAATGGTGGGCCTGTGCGGCGAGGTGGCGGCGCGGGCGCTGGATCGGGATCAGGTCTAA
- a CDS encoding serine/threonine-protein kinase, with the protein MDPDRWRLVREIFDAAVALPASERLSFVQEQCAGDPALVEEVESLLCSHEEAGTFIDRPAVEGVEGLEALTTDSPGMPPPGTLVGRYRLERLLGSGGMGSVFLAVRADDEYRQQVAVKLLRSDLMTPELAHRFRSERQILADLDHPNIARLLDGGTTDDGRPYLVMEHVEGEPLDLYCDRRRLSTAERLRLFQKICAAVHFAHQSLVVHRDLKPGNILVTEAGEPKLLDFGIAKLLDSGGDAPTLGATGTGLAPMTPEYASPEQVRGESITTASDVYSLGVLLYDLLTGHRPYYWHRRSA; encoded by the coding sequence GTGGATCCGGATCGCTGGCGCTTGGTGCGCGAGATCTTCGACGCTGCGGTGGCTTTGCCCGCCAGCGAGCGGCTGAGCTTCGTCCAGGAGCAGTGTGCCGGTGACCCGGCCTTGGTCGAGGAGGTGGAGTCCTTGCTGTGCTCCCACGAGGAGGCGGGGACCTTCATCGATCGGCCGGCGGTGGAAGGGGTGGAGGGGCTCGAGGCCCTGACCACGGACTCTCCGGGCATGCCGCCGCCGGGCACGCTGGTGGGTCGCTATCGCCTCGAGCGGCTGTTGGGCAGCGGCGGCATGGGCAGCGTCTTCCTGGCAGTGCGGGCGGACGACGAGTATCGCCAGCAGGTGGCGGTCAAGCTCCTGCGTTCCGACCTCATGACGCCGGAGCTGGCCCACCGCTTCCGCAGCGAACGGCAGATCCTCGCCGATCTCGACCACCCCAACATCGCCCGCCTCTTGGACGGCGGCACCACCGACGACGGCAGGCCGTACCTGGTCATGGAGCATGTCGAGGGCGAGCCCCTCGACCTCTATTGCGATCGTCGCCGGCTGTCCACCGCCGAGCGGCTGCGGCTATTCCAGAAAATCTGCGCCGCGGTGCACTTCGCCCACCAGAGCTTGGTGGTGCACCGCGACCTCAAGCCCGGCAACATCCTGGTCACCGAGGCCGGCGAGCCCAAGCTCCTGGACTTCGGCATCGCCAAGCTCCTCGACTCCGGAGGCGACGCCCCCACCCTCGGTGCTACCGGTACGGGCCTGGCGCCCATGACCCCGGAATACGCCAGTCCGGAGCAGGTGCGCGGCGAGAGCATCACCACCGCCAGCGACGTCTACTCCCTGGGAGTGCTGCTCTACGACCTGCTCACCGGTCACCGTCCCTACTACTGGCATCGCCGGTCGGCG